In Chitinophagaceae bacterium C216, the genomic stretch ATTGATGATATTTGTGATACCGGTGGCACTTTGGCTAAATGTGCAGGACTGATTAAGGAGAAGGGTGCCAATAGTGTAAGAGCCATGATTACGCATCCGCTGTTGAGTGGTAAGGCTTACGAGAATATCGAAAACAGCGTTTTGGAGGAATTGGTAGTATGTAATACTATTCCGCTCAAAAAGCAAAGCCCCAAAATTAAAGTAATTTCTGTGGCACAGCTGTTTTCGGTAGCCATCAAGCACGCATTTGAAAATAAAAGTATTACCAGCTTGTTTGTGCACTCAAACCTGCGTACCAGTTAAAAGCAAATTTTAAAACAACATAAAAATGAAAACAATTACAATCGAAGGACAACTGAGGACCGAATTTGGCAAAAAAGCCACCCGCCAACTTCGCTCTCAGGGTTATGTGCCTGCTGTAATTTATGGGGGTGCAAAAGAAATCAACTTTTACGCGCCAGCAGCAGCGTTTAAGCCACTGGTATACACATCAAGTTTCCAGTTAGCTGAAATAAAAGTTGATGGTACTGTTTACAAATGTATTTTAAAGGATCTGCAATTTGATAAAGTTACAGATGCGTTGATCCATGTGGATTTCTTGGAGCTGGTAGAAAACAAGAAAGTAATCGCTACCATTCCGCTGAAATTTACAGGTACTGCCAAAGGAGTGAGAGCCGGTGGACGTTTTGTAGCTAAAATTAAGGCAGTAAAAGTAAAAACCCTTCCTAAAGATCTGAAAGAAGTGCTGGAAGTACCTATTGATGATCTGGAAGTGAATGGAAACATTCGTGTTGAGGACATCAAAGCTCCAGATATGGAGATTCTGAACTCTCCACGTATCCCGATCGCTTCAGTAGTTATGACAAGACAGTTGCGGCAAGAAGAAGCAGCTGCCGCTGCAGCCGCTAAGAAGTAAAATTCTTAAATTTGCATATAGCCCCGTAAAAAGCGGGGCTATTTTTTTATCATAGCTGTATGCTAAGAGAAGGTGACCGAGCGAATGTTGATGACAACTAACTGTTGCGGATTTTGTTAATTATCTAAAAGTCATCACCTTTGCAGGATTAACCAGAGCATGATATATATTTTGTATTTTTGATAGACCAACATGAAGTTTTTAATTGTAGGGTTGGGAAATATCGGCAATGAATATGCGCATACCAGGCATAATATCGGGTTTGATGTTGTGGCCGCTTTTGTACAAAAGCATCATGGTGACTTCAGGCAGGATCGGCTTGCTTATGTGGCTGAAATTAAATGGAAAGGACGCTTATTCATATGTATCTGTCCTACAACATACATGAATCTGAGCGGTAGGGCATTTAAATATTGGCTGGATAAAGAGAAAATTGAATTAGGCAATACATTAACTATAGTAGATGATTTAGCATTGCCTTTAGACAGATTAAGAATGAGGGGGTCCGGAAGTGATGGGGGGCATAATGGCCTCAAAAGTATTCAGGAAGCCATCAATTCCGTAGACTATCCCAAGCTCAGATTTGGTATAGGCAACAACTTCCCTAAGGGCATGCAGTCCGAGTTTGTATTAGGCAAATGGACTAAAGAGGAAGAGCCTATCGTTAAACTGAAAATTGAAAAATCTGTTGAAGCTATTGAAACGTTTGCAACTCAAGGTCTGAATGCTGCTATGAACAGCGTTAATAGTCAGACGTATTCATTGTAATGTAAGCCTGATAAAAACATGATTGTATGAAAATTTTTTGTATTGGCAGAAATTATCCTGCACACGCAAAAGAATTGGGGCACGAGGTACCGGAAGATCCGGTGGTTTTTTTAAAACCAAAGACTGCATTACTAAAACCACATTTGCCCTTTTATTATCCGGAGTTTACCAATGAATTGCACTATGAATGCGAACTGGTGTTGCGCATTTGTAAAAACGGACGCTACATCAATAAGCGCTATGCTCACCAGTATTACGATGCCATTACGCTGGGTATCGACTTTACTGCAAGAGATTTGCAGAATAACCTAAAAAAACAGGGGTTGCCTTGGGAAAAGGCAAAAGCTTGGGATAATTCTACAGTAGTGGGTAAATGGATACCTATTAGTAATTTCCCGAATGCAAAAGATATCAAATTTAAATTCTACAAAAATAATGAGCTAGTACAGCAAGGTAATTCGGGTGATCTTTTGTTCAGCTTTAATACTTTGCTGACTCATATTTCCAAATATTTTTCACTCAACATAGGAGACTTAGTATTTACCGGTACGCCACCCGGTGTAGGAGAGGTAGTGCCCGGAGATGTATTGGAGGGGGTACTGGAAGGCGAATCCGTATTGAATTTAACAGTTAAATAAAAAAATACTTCTACATACGATAAAAGTCGCACTGAAAAGTTGCGGCTTTTATTTTTACATTATATATTTGCAACATTGTTTCAAATATTGAATCGGCGGATATACATATCGAGGATTTCAGCTCTGTGGCTTCTACTGGTGTTTGCGATAAGCGTAACACCGCGCAAGTACTTACACGACCTCTTCAGCCATCACATCGATTATACGTATAGCCAATATGCGCACACCCAGGAAAAGGTTGTCGTAACCTATAAGTTTAATTGTGGTTTCAATGAAACCATAGCATTAGATCCTTTCTTAGGGGGACAGGCCTTCCGTCCCACGTTATTAATGGAGTACATAGTTTCGGGAAGCAGCTTCATTCCCGAGTATTTATATAGTACTTCGTTCCATTATTTTGTACATCGAGGTCCTCCCACAGCTTAACGTTTTTACTACATATCGTTTTGCAAAGCAGTAGTGATAGCACTACTGTAGTGATAGGTATAAGCAGCGGGGTATGTTGCTGCTGATTGGATTTTTTGATTGATAAAAAGGAACTCATGTACATAAAATATTTATTCAGCTTATTGTTTTTACTAACTGTTTCATCTATATACGGGAATGATAACGGAGGAGCCCTCAGTGGGGTAGTTACAGATGCTATTTCTTCACAGCCTTTACAGGGAGTAAGCGTGTCTATTCCTGATCTTAAAATAGCAACACTCACGGATAAAGAAGGGCGTTATCATTTTAAATCGGTGCCCAATGGAACTTTTACACTTCTAATTTCTCATGTTGGCTATCAGTCGAAAGCGGTGAATGTTACCGTTCGTGGCGTCACCCGGCAAGACTTTTCCCTTCATACCTCTGTAGTGGAAAATGAGCATGTAACCGTCACCGGTGTATCATCTGCCACACAGCTTAAGCGCACGCCTATACAGGTGAGTATCGTATCTCGAAAAAGTATAGAGCAAAACACCGGCACTACACTCTTAGACGCGGTAGCTAAAGAACCCGGCGTATCTATTGTAACAACCGGGCCTGCAATTGCCAAACCTTTTATTCGAGGCTTAGGGTATAACCGTGTTGTAACTGTAAATGATGGTGTGCGACAAGAAGGACAGCAGTGGGGAGATGAGCATGGCCTGGAGATTGACGAATTCAGTACACAGCGGGTTGAGATATTGAAAGGCCCGGCATCACTGATGTATGGCAGTGATGCTTTGGGTGGGGTTATTAATATTTTAACCAATATGCCTGTAGCCAATAATACTCTTCGGGCGAACGTGCTCAGCACCTTCAACAGTAATAACCGTATGTATGGGAACTATGCAAACGTGGCAGGTAATATCAACGGGTTTAATTGGAATCTATACGGCAGCTACAAATCGGCCGGAGACTATAAAAACAAATATGATGGGAACGTATTAAACAGCCGTTTCAATGAAAAGAACGCTGGCGGGTACATCGGGTTGAATAAAAACTGGGGATATACGCATCTGATTTTTTCGCATTTTAATCAGAAATTGGGCATAGTGGAAGGAGAGCGTGACGACGAAGGCCAATTAGTTTTGGATGGATATGCTTTGACCCATAAGCTGATCAAAGGCCGCAGCCCGTTGGTCCCTTATCAAACAGTGCGGCATTCCAAAATAGCTTTGGACAACTCCTTTTCGTTGCCTTCGGGTGGAAGAATTACGGCACTGGCCGCTTTTCAAATAAATCGACGCCAGGAGTTTGGAGAAGTGGAGCATCCTGATGAGCCCGAAGCCTTTTTCGATTTGAAAACGATCAATTACCATTTGGCCTATCATTTACCGCAATCCAAAAATTGGAAGACCAGCTTTGGCGTAAACGGTATGCGTCAATGGAATACCAATAAAGGCGAGGAGGCTTTAATTCCCGACTATAGCCTTTTTGATGTAGGCGTATACGGGGTAACTACCAAAACTTGGGAAAACACCAGCTTCAGTGCAGGGCTGCGTTACGATATCCGAAACATGAACAGTAAGAAAATGAGTGAGGACGCCGATATCCGATTTCAAGCTTTCAAAAAGCAGTTTTCCAATATCTCAGCCAGTATTGGTGCTACACATGCCATCAGCAGCCATGTTACTTTTAAGGCTAATCTCAGCAGAGGCTATAGAGCACCGAATGCTTCCGAACTGGCGGCTAACGGCGAGCATGAAGGAACCCATCGTTATGAAATAGGTAATCAGCAGTTGAAAAGTGAGGTGGCAACAGCTGCCGATCTGGGATTGGAAGTGACCACCAATCACATCGACTTCAGTATTGCACCATTTTATAACCATATCAGCAATTATATTTTTTATAATAAGGTATTGGCATCAAATGGTGCAGATTCCATAATTGATGGGGCGCAAGTATTTCAGTTTAATCAGCACGATGCTCGTCTGATGGGCATTGAAGCGCGAGTGGATGTGCACCCTCACCCGCTAGACTGGCTGCATTTTGAAAATACCTTTAGTTTTGTGAGAGGTAAGTTTACAAAACCTGTAGATGGTTCTGATAATCTTCCACTCATTGCACCGGCAAGACTGCTTACCGAACTGCGAGGAGAATTCCCAACAGTATTAAAGCATCTGTCCAACTTTTATATCAAGCTTGAAGCAAATACGGTAGCAGCTCAGAAAAATTTCTTTGCAGGGTATGATACCGAAACCGCAACCGATGGCTATGTATTGCTGAATGCAGGTGTGGGAACCGATGTAAAGATTGCCGGAAAAAACCGTTTTAGTATACACTTGGCGTTAAATAATATTACTGATATAGCTTATCAGAGTCACTTAAGCCGATTGAAGTATACCGATGCTCATCCGACAACCGGTAGGGTAGGCGTATTTAACATGGGGTGCAATTTTACTGCCCGTTTCCTGCTTCCGCTTGATTGGAAACTTTAGATTGCCTGTTACTAATTACGGCAGCCCGATGCTGTTGTCTATCCAGTATGGTTTCCAGATGTGGTTGGATAACAGCATTGAGGCTGTCTTTTGTAATAACGAGGGCGTTGGGATCTTCTACTAGCTGATACCAAGGCTTCTCTTTCCCGAAGGGGTAAGTACCGAAGATGATGACAGGGGTACCATAAGCTTCGATTTCGCGATCGTTTTTAAGTATCCATTGTTCAGCCCAGTTATATAAAAATTCTGCATCAGCTCCCAGCAAACGCATACAACTATGCGAGATAGGATAACCGGGTAATGCATACTCATGAAAACCTACGCCCAATTTATTATGTACGTTGAAGTTCCATTTTAGTATCCAGCTGGCATTTACGGTGCTGGTGCTTTTCTTCGATTTCCAGTTGGTAAAGAAAAGGCCACGGGGAGTGGGGGAGCTCTTCTTACCCATGTTGGTGGGACCTGTGAGTATTAATGATCCGTTTTCGTAGGCGGCAAACACTTGTGTAGGATAAGAAAAGAAAATGATTTTATTTACATCTTTCAATTGTTCCACTTGTTCCGGGAAGGGCGAATAATATTGCAAGGGCAGCGAAAAATCGCTGGGGATAATGATGCTATCCAGTCTTTTCAGATGCGTAGTATCTACACGGTTCAACAACGTAAGTATGTCCAACCTTTTTGCGCCCCCTAAAGAGTCTTTCTGTTGCTGCCATTCTTTTTGTTTTATAAATCGGTAGGTAAGGGCCGGTTGGGGTGCAACAGGCTCAGGGGCGGTTTCCTCCTGCTGTACTGTAGTATCAACAGGTGTGGGAGCAGGTTGAGTATCCTTTTGCTGACAGGAGAAACAAATAAGTACTGATAAAAGCAGTGAGTAAAAAGGGATAGATCGCATCATTCTATCTGCAATATGCATAAATATTTCTACTAAACGAAATTTTTAGCAGGAGGTATGCTTTCAGCCATTTTTTAAAAAACGTATATTCGTAGCCTGTATATATACTTGAATATCATAAACGAATTATCATATTAAACAGCAAGAGTGAAGAAGCGTGTAGTCATCACGTAGTTTCACCATCATTAAGAATATTTAAAAATACATTGCGATGAAAACAAAATTAAGGGTAGGCATGATCGGTGGCGGTAAGAATGCCTTTATTGGTGCCGTACACCGTGCAGCTTTAAACATGGATGGATTAATAGAATTGAGTTGTTGTGCATTGAGTCATGATCCGCAAGTAGCAAAGGAATCAGGGCAAGCGCTTTTTTTGCCGGATGACAGAATCTATACTTCATATGAGGAGATGATTAAAAAGGAAAGCGAACTGCCTGCCGAGAAACGCATGCACTTTGTATCCATTGTAACCCCTAATCATGTGCACTTTGAGCCCGCAATGATGGCATTGGAGCATGGTTTTCATGTGGTATTGGAAAAGCCGATGGTATTTACCTTAGACCAAGCCAAACAACTGAAGCAAAAAGTAGAAGAAACAGGATTGTTACTTTGTCTTACGCATACTTATTCGGGTTATCCTATGGTAAAACAAGCCCGTCAAATGGTGAAAGATGGGGCGCTGGGGGCGATCAGAAAAATATGGGTAGAGTACCCGCAGGGCTGGCTGAGCCGTCTTTCAGAGAAAGAAGGAAATATTCAGGCGGCTTGGAGAACCGATCCAGCACGTAGTGGTAAAAGTGGCGCCATGGGCGATATTGGAACGCATGCGGCACATCTGGCGGAATATATTTCCGGACAAAAGATTGTAAAACTTTGTGCTGACTTAAACATAATAGTAGAAGGCCGCCTGCTGGACGATGACGGTGCCATGCTGCTGAAATTTGATAAAGGGGCTACAGGAGTCCTCACTGCTACTCAGGTAGCAGCAGGAGAGGAGAATAATCTGCGCATCCGTATTTATGGTGAAAAAGGTGGACTGGAATGGAGTCAACAAGAGCCGAATACTTTAATCGTAAAATGGCTGGATGGTCCGGCACAAATATATCGCGCAGGAAATGCTTATCTGCATGATGTGGCCAAACACAATACCAGAACACCCGGCGGTCACCCCGAGGGTTACTTGGAAGCTTTTGCAAATATTTACAGAAATTTTGCGCTGACTTTACAAGCACGCTTGAACGGTGAGGAGCCTAGCAGCCTGATAGACTTTCCCACTGTGGAAGATGGGGTGAGAGGTATGGCATTTATAGATAATGTGATTGCCTCTGCTCAAAGTGACAAGAAGTGGTGGGATTATGTTATATAGGCTTATTTAAAAATGCACTTTATAGCCTGCAATACGGTTGCAGGCTTTTTATTGTTAATGGAGTTGTTAAATCATTAGTGGGATGTTTAAAAAAATTCTTTTTACGCTGGCACTTATTGTAACATTTCAGCTGGCTGCTTTGGCTCAATCCGGTGTGGGTAAAGCATCCGATAAAGCTTACTCGTACGCTTATATCAGGGTAGCAGGCCAACCTTTTTCGCGAAAGCTTGTAGTAGATGTGGATTTAGGCGATACAGAAGCACAAAAACAGGCTGGACAGCAGTATTCAGATGCCCTAACTAATAAAAAGTCCTATGCTGCGGTGCTGAATTATATGGCTGATGAAGGTTACGAACTGGTACAGATGCAGGAACTGGTCGAATCTTATAAAGGTACGGGCGGAACATCGGGCGTGATCTTTATCATGAAAAAAAGAAAGGACTAAGGCAGGCCAAGCACGATGCAACCGTAAACGCTTTCTTCGTTATATTTGATTATGCTCTTGCTCGATTATCTGAAAAGCTTCTTTCCTATTGATGAGGAACTGGAGATGTTCTTCGGTTCCATCAGTGAAACCAAAGAATATCGTAAAGGGGCATTTATCTTTGTACCGGACACTTATCTCAAACACATTTATTTTGTCGAATCAGGCTTTACCCGTGTGTTTTATAACAAGGATGGGAAGGATATTACGCATTATTTTTATGGCGAAAACAATTTTATTACCGGCATAGAGAGTGTGTTTTATGAAAAACCCAGCCTGTTCGGCTTACAGGCGCTTGCCCATTCTCGTGTAACATTGCTGCCTTTTAGCCCTATTCGTGAGATGTCGGAGAAGAGTATTACTATCAATCATATCATCAAAAAAATGCTGCTGGACAATCTTATTGCCTTTTCCAAAAGGTTTTACAATAACCAATTTAAGTCTGCACAGGAGCGTTACGAAGCCTTGCTAGAAGAAAATCCAACGATCCTGCAAAATGCTAGTTTGGGACATATTGCCTCCTATTTAGGTGTTTCCCAGCAGACTTTATCGGTAATTAGAGGTAATCTATAGTTTATTTTTTAAGGTATCTGAAAAAATATCAGGAATAATTCACCACCTTTGTGTTGTTATCTCTAAATAGATAAACAACATGAAACTATATTCTATTCGTCCTGCATTATTGCTCATAAGTCTTTTAGCGATGACGAGCATGGATGCGCAGGAAACGTTCAAACCGTTTAAAACACCTGTCGAAAGTGCTATACAGCATAACAAGTCGATTCAAAATGCAATGCTGGAAAACCAGAAGGTAGTACTAGACCAGCAAGCCGTAAAAGGAAAGTCTTTGCCCCATTTGTCAGTAAATGCGTTGTATGGTTATTTACATACGGGAGTAGATGTGGATATACCTGCGCGCACTTTGCCGATAACAGGCATCACGTTGTTTGAAGAATCTGCTAAAGGCAATTTTTCCACACATGCTTTCGCTTCGGGGCTTACCGCAACACAGGTGATTTTTAGTGGGCTGCAAATTAGCAATGGTCAAAAGGCCCTTGAACAAAAGTATAAGGCGCAGACATTGCTGACCGAAGCGTCTTACGATGCTCTAGCCCAGGAAATTATTACTTCATTCGATCAGCTGATGCTGTTGAAAGAAGTGGATTTGCTGATCAACGATTCGGAGAGAAGGTTGCAAAAGGAACATCAAAAAGTAATCAAGGCAATTGAAAACGGAGTAGCTATTCCTTATGATCGGGATAAGATTAAACTGGCTATGCTGGAGTTGGAAAGCAAACGTGCCGAAGTACAGAGCAATCGGGAATTATTGTATTTTAAACTAGAAGAGCTTACAGGCCTTGCTTCAGAAGAATTGGAAAAGATAGACTACACGTTGGAGGTTATGCTGCTTACTGATGATGCCATGGCGATGAACCGAAAAGAGCTGCAAGCACTGGAAGCTTCGCAAAAAGCATATGAATATTTGTTGAAGAAAGAAAAAGGAGCGCAGTTGCCCCAAGTATTTGCTTTCGGCAATCTGTCTTATTTAAATGCTTTTAATGCTCGTACCACTCTAAAGGATGTGGCCAATTTGGGCGATGTTACGTTAAAGACAAATCATGTACAGTTGGCTCCTGCATACGGAGTAGGAGTAGGCCTCAGATGGAGTATCTTTGATGGTAAGGCGCATCATACCGCTATTGAAAAAGCAAAAATCGATTTGCAGATTAATGAAAATAAGTTGGAAGATACCCGAGAGAAATTGAACCTCCTGCAGCGTAAGACGAAGTCGGATTATGACTTGGGTTTAAAGAAGATTGCCGTGCATCAACAACAGATGATCATTGCAAAAAACAACTTACATCTGGCATCGCGTCAGTTTGAAGAAGGATTGCTAGATGTTACGGAGCGCCTGGCTGCAGAAAATGAATACTATAAACAATCCTTAAGTTACTATAATCAGATTTTGAATCAGCGTTTGGCCGCTACCGAATTGCTGAAGGCCAATGGCAATTTATATCAAACCATCATCAGATAACTATGAAACAACTATTTTACATAATAGGATTAGCGTTACTATTGCAAGGCTGTTCTTGTGGCAAACATGAAAAGCATGCAACACTGGAAGGAAAAATAGAAAGAGACCAATTGTCGGTTACAACCAAAGTTCCCGGACGTGTGCAGCAGATTCTGGTGGAAGAAGGACAGTTAGTACAGCAGGGAGATACCCTGATGATACTGGAGTTGCCTGAAGTAGATGCTAAAGCTATTCAAGCGCAAGGAGCACTAGAAGTAGCACAGGCGCAATACGAGATGGCGGTAAAGGGAGCTACGGAAGGACAAATCCGTCAGCTGAGGGCTAAGGTGGACGGACTAAAGGAACAATATGAATTTGCGCAAAAATCACTCGAACGCATGCGTAATCTGCTAGCCGATTCACTGGTAGCACAACAAAAATATGATGAGGTATATGCAAAGTACCAAGGAGCTCGTAACCAGTACGAAGCGGCAAAGGTCGAATTAGCAGAAGCAGAAAGAGGTGCTCGAGTAGAACAGCAGAAGATGGCATTGGGACAGAAGGAACGGGCACTGGGCGCCGTATCGGAAGTACATGCGGCAGCGCAGGAACGTTTTATTCTAGCGCCACAGGAAATGACTATCGAAACCATCAATCTGAAAGTAGGAGAGCTGGCACTGGCAGGGTACAGTTTGATTTCAGGATATATTACTGAGGGTACTTATTTCCGTCTTACTGTTCCCGAAAGTAAGGTAAAGGCTTTTCAGAAAGGTGCTGTGAAAGAATTGCGTATTCCTTATCTAGACAATAAGGCCATCC encodes the following:
- the rplY gene encoding 50S ribosomal protein L25, whose product is MKTITIEGQLRTEFGKKATRQLRSQGYVPAVIYGGAKEINFYAPAAAFKPLVYTSSFQLAEIKVDGTVYKCILKDLQFDKVTDALIHVDFLELVENKKVIATIPLKFTGTAKGVRAGGRFVAKIKAVKVKTLPKDLKEVLEVPIDDLEVNGNIRVEDIKAPDMEILNSPRIPIASVVMTRQLRQEEAAAAAAAKK
- a CDS encoding hypothetical protein (UPF0194 membrane protein YbhG), which encodes MKQLFYIIGLALLLQGCSCGKHEKHATLEGKIERDQLSVTTKVPGRVQQILVEEGQLVQQGDTLMILELPEVDAKAIQAQGALEVAQAQYEMAVKGATEGQIRQLRAKVDGLKEQYEFAQKSLERMRNLLADSLVAQQKYDEVYAKYQGARNQYEAAKVELAEAERGARVEQQKMALGQKERALGAVSEVHAAAQERFILAPQEMTIETINLKVGELALAGYSLISGYITEGTYFRLTVPESKVKAFQKGAVKELRIPYLDNKAIQAKVETVKALSAYANISTAYPDFEQQEAMFEIRLKAVNPAESRALLTKAGFIVADH
- the btuB_4 gene encoding Vitamin B12 transporter BtuB; translated protein: MYIKYLFSLLFLLTVSSIYGNDNGGALSGVVTDAISSQPLQGVSVSIPDLKIATLTDKEGRYHFKSVPNGTFTLLISHVGYQSKAVNVTVRGVTRQDFSLHTSVVENEHVTVTGVSSATQLKRTPIQVSIVSRKSIEQNTGTTLLDAVAKEPGVSIVTTGPAIAKPFIRGLGYNRVVTVNDGVRQEGQQWGDEHGLEIDEFSTQRVEILKGPASLMYGSDALGGVINILTNMPVANNTLRANVLSTFNSNNRMYGNYANVAGNINGFNWNLYGSYKSAGDYKNKYDGNVLNSRFNEKNAGGYIGLNKNWGYTHLIFSHFNQKLGIVEGERDDEGQLVLDGYALTHKLIKGRSPLVPYQTVRHSKIALDNSFSLPSGGRITALAAFQINRRQEFGEVEHPDEPEAFFDLKTINYHLAYHLPQSKNWKTSFGVNGMRQWNTNKGEEALIPDYSLFDVGVYGVTTKTWENTSFSAGLRYDIRNMNSKKMSEDADIRFQAFKKQFSNISASIGATHAISSHVTFKANLSRGYRAPNASELAANGEHEGTHRYEIGNQQLKSEVATAADLGLEVTTNHIDFSIAPFYNHISNYIFYNKVLASNGADSIIDGAQVFQFNQHDARLMGIEARVDVHPHPLDWLHFENTFSFVRGKFTKPVDGSDNLPLIAPARLLTELRGEFPTVLKHLSNFYIKLEANTVAAQKNFFAGYDTETATDGYVLLNAGVGTDVKIAGKNRFSIHLALNNITDIAYQSHLSRLKYTDAHPTTGRVGVFNMGCNFTARFLLPLDWKL
- the ycgM gene encoding putative protein YcgM, which codes for MKIFCIGRNYPAHAKELGHEVPEDPVVFLKPKTALLKPHLPFYYPEFTNELHYECELVLRICKNGRYINKRYAHQYYDAITLGIDFTARDLQNNLKKQGLPWEKAKAWDNSTVVGKWIPISNFPNAKDIKFKFYKNNELVQQGNSGDLLFSFNTLLTHISKYFSLNIGDLVFTGTPPGVGEVVPGDVLEGVLEGESVLNLTVK
- the pth gene encoding Peptidyl-tRNA hydrolase, translating into MKFLIVGLGNIGNEYAHTRHNIGFDVVAAFVQKHHGDFRQDRLAYVAEIKWKGRLFICICPTTYMNLSGRAFKYWLDKEKIELGNTLTIVDDLALPLDRLRMRGSGSDGGHNGLKSIQEAINSVDYPKLRFGIGNNFPKGMQSEFVLGKWTKEEEPIVKLKIEKSVEAIETFATQGLNAAMNSVNSQTYSL
- the iolG_5 gene encoding Inositol 2-dehydrogenase/D-chiro-inositol 3-dehydrogenase encodes the protein MKTKLRVGMIGGGKNAFIGAVHRAALNMDGLIELSCCALSHDPQVAKESGQALFLPDDRIYTSYEEMIKKESELPAEKRMHFVSIVTPNHVHFEPAMMALEHGFHVVLEKPMVFTLDQAKQLKQKVEETGLLLCLTHTYSGYPMVKQARQMVKDGALGAIRKIWVEYPQGWLSRLSEKEGNIQAAWRTDPARSGKSGAMGDIGTHAAHLAEYISGQKIVKLCADLNIIVEGRLLDDDGAMLLKFDKGATGVLTATQVAAGEENNLRIRIYGEKGGLEWSQQEPNTLIVKWLDGPAQIYRAGNAYLHDVAKHNTRTPGGHPEGYLEAFANIYRNFALTLQARLNGEEPSSLIDFPTVEDGVRGMAFIDNVIASAQSDKKWWDYVI